The proteins below are encoded in one region of Halichoerus grypus chromosome X, mHalGry1.hap1.1, whole genome shotgun sequence:
- the GCNA gene encoding germ cell nuclear acidic protein, whose translation MDMSEEAAGQSKIQDDDCCILTVDSSSDEEFEPFGTKKKGQKGNTSYVVIDSDSEDEYCSDKVRAHVSDISREDEILDVSSDTEEQPPTKEPPILITDDDSDFEGPVLIIDEDSCDQGPTAPKEKEMEVFDVSQRNSSHDVGEPNLGEPNLGENVGQPVNGTEAAVEISDEEPAPVVEQPRKRKSKTKNICVTRSKPVISAVRVSRRHAPSKKPGVGKIEKCKTRKVMCKIPGCFLRDLENAKQYSGRKFKQNKDSLVQKIYALFNSSVFDKKLPEKIDIGWNKKMLSTAGLCTTGETRYPKKQRYAKIEISLKVCDSADRLRDTLIHEICHAASWLLDGVRDSHGDAWKYYAKKSNMVHPELPMVTRCHNYKINYRIHYECTQCKTRVGRYTRSLNTDHFICANCKGPLVMLPLTRKDGTPIAPHVRPFAKYVQENYRTIKRETDGISHGDVMRQLSKDYAEKQRQDH comes from the exons TTGCATTCTTACTGTGGACTCAAGCAGTGATGAAGAATTTGAGCCCT tTGGAACCAAAAAGAAGGGGCAGAAAGGGAACACGAG CTATGTGGTGATTGACTCGGACTCTGAAGACGAATACTGCAGTGATAAAGTCAGAGCTCACGTATCTGACATAAGCCGCGAAG ATGAGATTCTGGATGTATCATCTGATACTGAGGAGCAGCCTCCTACCAAGGAGCCTCCAATACTTATCACTGATGATGATAGTGATTTTGAGGGCCCTGTGCTCATAATAGACGAGGATTCGTGTGATCAGGGCCCAACTGccccaaaggaaaaagagatggaGGTCTTCGATGTCTCCCAGCGCAATTCATCTCACGACGTTGGTGAGCCGAATCTTGGTGAGCCGAATCTTGGTGAAAATGTCGGCCAGCCCGTGAACGGCACTGAGGCTGCAGTGGAGATTTCCGATGAAGAGCCTGCACCTGTGGTGGAACAACCACGGAAGAGGAAGAGTAAGACCAAGAACATATGTGTGACACGCAGTAAGCCGGTCATATCAG CTGTGAGAGTCTCCAGAAGGCATGCGCCTTCAAAGAAGCCCGGTGTGGGGAAAATTGAAAAATGCAAGACCAG GAAAGTGATGTGCAAAATACCTGGATGTTTCCTGCGTGACCTGGAAAACGCAAAGCAGTATTCTGGAAGGAAATTCAAGCAAAATAAGGACAGCCTGGTTCAGAAAATCTATGCCCTGTTTAACAGCTCGGTGTTTGATAAAAAG CTGCCGGAGAAAATAGATATCGGCTGGAATAAAAAGATGCTGAGTACTGCTGGCTTATGCACCACCGGCGAGACCCGTTACCCGAAGAAGCAGCGTTACGCGAAGATCGAGATTTCTCTGAAAGTCTGCGACTCTGCAG ACCGTCTCCGGGATACTTTGATCCATGAGATCTGCCACGCAGCCTCCTGGCTTCTCGACGGCGTCCGTGATTCTCATGGTGACGCATGGAAGTATTATGCCAAGAAATCGAATATGGTGCACCCAGAGCTGCCCATGGTCACTCGTTGCCATAACTACAAGATTAACTACAGGATCCATTATGAGTGTACTCAGTGCAAAACCAG GGTCGGCCGCTACACCAGATCCCTGAACACCGATCACTTTATCTGTGCCAACTGCAAGGGGCCTCTGGTCATGCTGCCGCTAACTCGCAAGGACGGAACTCCCATTGCACCCCATGTGAGGCCCTTTGCTAAGTATGTGCAGGAGAATTATAGAACGATTAAGCGTGAGACAGATGGGATAAGCCATGGGGATGTGATGAGGCAGCTGAGCAAGGATTATGCCGAAAAGCAAAGGCAGGATCATTGA